In Erwinia pyrifoliae DSM 12163, the genomic window AACCCGGCACGATGTCTATCATAAGGCGGTCAATTGACCGCCTTATTTTTTTGCATAAAAAGAGAATTCAACATGAACCATAGCGATACCATCGTCGCTCAGGCGACGCCGCCGGGGCGTGGCGGCGTCGGCATCCTGCGTGTTTCCGGCCACAAAGCCGCCGGGGTGGCGCAGCTACTGCTGGGTAAACTGCCAAAACCGCGCTACGCCGACTATCTGCCATTTCGCGATGCGGACGGTAGCACCCTCGATCAGGGGATTGCGCTGTGGTTTCCCGGCCCGAACTCCTTTACCGGTGAAGACGTACTGGAACTGCAGGGCCACGGTGGCCCGGTGATCCTCGACCTGCTGCTGAAGCGCATCCTGTCATTGCCCGGACTGCGCATCGCTAATCCTGGCGAGTTCTCGGAGCGCGCTTTCCTGAATGACAAGCTGGATCTGGCCCAGGCAGAGGCGATTGCCGACCTGATTGATGCCAGCTCAGAGCAGGCGGCGCGTTCTGCGGTCAACTCATTGCAGGGGGTCTTTTCTACCCGCGTTAACCGTCTTGTGGAAGCACTTACTCACCTGCGGATATACGTGGAAGCGGCCATCGACTTCCCGGATGAAGAAATCGACTTCCTGTCGGATGGCAAAATAGAGGCCCAGCTGCATCAGGTCATTGACTCCCTCGACGCGGTGCGTAGCGAAGCACGCCAGGGGAGCCTGCTGCGTGAAGGGATGAAAGTGGTGATTGCCGGGCGACCCAATGCGGGGAAATCCAGCCTGCTGAACGCGCTCGCCGGACGCGAAGCCGCTATTGTCACCGATATTGCAGGCACAACGCGTGACGTGCTGCGTGAACATATCCATATCGATGGTATGCCGCTGCATATTATTGATACCGCCGGGCTGCGCGAAGCCAGTGATGAAGTCGAACGTATTGGTATCGAGCGTGCCTGGCATGAAATTGAACAGGCGGATCATGTGCTGTTTATGGTGGATGGAACCACCACCGATGCCACCGATCCGGCAGAGATTTGGCCGGACTTTATCGCCCGACTACCGGAGACGTTGCCCGTTACCGTGGTACGCAATAAAGCCGATATCACTGGCGAAATAAAGGGCGTTGAAAAAGTAAGTGCCCACTCACTTATCCGCCTTTCGGCACGTACCGGCGAAGGCATTGAAAATCTGCGCGACCATTTGAAGTTGAGCATGGGCTTTTCCGGCAATATGGAAGGCGGTTTTCTCGCCCGCCGTCGTCACCTGCAGGCGCTGGAGTTAGCAGCTACTTACCTGCAGCAGGGAAAGCATCAGCTATTAGCCGCCCGGGCCGGAGAACTGCTGGCGGAAGAGCTACGTATGGCACAGCAGGCGCTGAGCGAAATCACCGGCGAGTTCAGCTCCGATGACCTGCTGGGGCGTATTTTCTCCAGTTTTTGTATTGGAAAATAATGCTGCGGGTGGGACAGTCAGTTACCACCTGCAGGCCAAAGCGTGAAATGTCCAAAATCTGAAAATACGGCAATAAATAGAATCCAGGTGAAATGATTTAAGAAAATTCCTATAATTACAGGAGTGATTATCCGACCATTATCACGGAGCGACAAATGGCAAGTCATTTTGCACGCTGGGCGCTGGCGCAATGCAGGCCCAAGGTTCACCGAGTACAGCAGCAGCTTATTGAATACTCTTCCATTTTTTGACGAGAAACGGCGAAGCCGCTTTCTGGCAGGCCGAGCTTTGCTCGCCGAGCTGATGTTCAGGGTCTATGGCATCCCGAAACTTCCTGGGATAACGGTCAGCGGTA contains:
- the mnmE gene encoding tRNA uridine-5-carboxymethylaminomethyl(34) synthesis GTPase MnmE, which codes for MNHSDTIVAQATPPGRGGVGILRVSGHKAAGVAQLLLGKLPKPRYADYLPFRDADGSTLDQGIALWFPGPNSFTGEDVLELQGHGGPVILDLLLKRILSLPGLRIANPGEFSERAFLNDKLDLAQAEAIADLIDASSEQAARSAVNSLQGVFSTRVNRLVEALTHLRIYVEAAIDFPDEEIDFLSDGKIEAQLHQVIDSLDAVRSEARQGSLLREGMKVVIAGRPNAGKSSLLNALAGREAAIVTDIAGTTRDVLREHIHIDGMPLHIIDTAGLREASDEVERIGIERAWHEIEQADHVLFMVDGTTTDATDPAEIWPDFIARLPETLPVTVVRNKADITGEIKGVEKVSAHSLIRLSARTGEGIENLRDHLKLSMGFSGNMEGGFLARRRHLQALELAATYLQQGKHQLLAARAGELLAEELRMAQQALSEITGEFSSDDLLGRIFSSFCIGK